gaagtgaatccaaagcgatgggaagatagaccgcggggagATTGTCTGGCTCCccgcaagcagtggagcaatggagcacaataccagaacttttaaaaggctgttccactgagggacatcactccaaagGGTaagctggggtgaagcccatgtgggaaTAGCGTGGTCTCacgtcctgtggggtcacagaagggtcGAGGTTgtttgagtgtcacagagctcccaggtattagaGCGAGGAAGCCAGTAACAGAGACTGAGCTAATGAATGAGCTCTCAACTCAGAGTTACCTTAAGCTGTGATATGTGGCATAGGCAGGACCctgctctgtgagcagggactccacaagATCCTGCAAGACCCCCCTGAAGAacgcagggatctgctgggtttggagactccaggcagggctgtgtgccagagatgcTCGGTCGCAGGCTGGGAGGGGGGGCTCAAAGTGAGCCTAgaagccagggagatgggagtgattgagcacttttctccaagggtgcactgaggagtggggtcccgagctcttggctcctctgggccagagattgggaggccaccattttcatgccatcctccagaactctatggaaagcattcagggaacaaaagctccaaagGGGAACCTCagtggattacttagcccagcccctggtaagggctgtgcaattccgccttgggcaaacacacttgagaatcactacaacaggcccctcccccagcaagaaattcagccaagatcaagttcacgtaccaaggagaacagtggaattccagaggaggagcaagcaaagcaaggaattcatggctttctccccatgagtCTTTAGTCTTGTAAagttaattaagttttttttaattttatttttttcttaagctaaAATGTTTGTAACCATTACTCTCTCTTCCTTTaactttttaactagtttatcttaacaataccttcattttattttaaagattttatttatttatttgacagagagagatcacaagtaggcagagaggcaggcagagagagagagaggaagaaacgggctctctgctcagcagagagggactcgatctcaggaccccaagatcacgacctgagccgaaggcagcggcttaacccactgagccacccaggcgccccaacaataccttcattttaaaaatctttttggaaACTTCATcattatactcatattttatccttcattgtatctatcCTTATTGTTTGTATACACTTAaggttttatcttttaaaaaatgttggggTAGAACTTCTTCGAATAGCTCAAAATaaaccctaaatctagcacaggtcTTTGTTCCAGTCTCTagcctgagcaaattctttcTACTTATcatatcaactccttttttagaaatttttaaaaaaactttcatcTTTATAGTCCTATTCCATtacttcatcgtgtttacccttattgtgtgtgtgtgtgtgtgtgtgtgtgtatttttttcattctttaaaatttttgagatagTTTCTTTTAAGAGACTAAAATACTCCCTAATTAACTAGGTGACTCTGTTCTAGtcaccaatctaatatatatatatatatatatatatatatatatatatatatgattatatatatatataatcatatatatatatatgattatttttaatattttttctttatttaatttttttctctgaacctTTTTTTACCCTATTTCTTCCCCCCATGATGTGGGTCTCTTCTTATTTGGTTAGAGCACATTTTCCTGAGGtccttgccacccttttagtattttatttgccccTTCCTATATTCTATCTGGATAAAAGGAAAGGTGGaaaattcactgaaaaaaaaaataacaagaggcagtaccaaagcctagggacctaatcaatacagacattggtaatatgtcagatctagagttcagaatgatgaatGTCAAGGTGCcaactgggctcaaaaaaggcatggaagatattagagaaaccctgtctggagaaataaaagccctttcttcagaaataaaagaactaaaatctaaccaagttgaaatttaaaaagctgttaatgaggtacaatcaaaataGAGGCTCCTACtggtaggataaatgaggtagaagagagaactagtgatatagaaccaaatgacagagaagaaagaagctgagcaaaagaggacaAACAAtgactggaccatgaggggagaattcgagagataagtgataccaaaagacaaaacaacattagaatacttgggactccagaaggagaagaaagagagaagggagcagaaggcatattggagagaattattgtagagaatttccctaatatggcaaagggtaCAAGCAccaaatccaggaggcatggagaagccccctcaaaatcaataagaacaggtccacaccccatcagctaatactaaaatttacaagtcttagcaacaaagagaaaatcctgaaagcagcaagggacaggaagtctgtaacatacaatggtaaaaatattagattggtaacagacttattcacagagacctagcaggccagaaagaactggtgtgatatattcagagcattcaaTGAGAATaacgtgcagccaagaatactatatccagctaggctatcattgaaaatagaaggagagataaaaagcttccaggacaaacaaaaatgaatacaatttgtaaacaccaaaacagctctacaagaaatattgaaaggggtcctcgaAGCCCAAAAGTagtagactagaaaggaacagagacaatatacagtaagaaTCACtctacaggcaatacagtggcactaaattcatatctctcaatagttaccctgaatgtaaatgggcaaaATGCCCCAAGCAAAAtacacagggcatcagaatggataaaaaaacaaaaaccatcaatatgctgtcaacaagaaactcatttgagacccaaggacacctctagatttaaagtgagggggtggaaaataatttaccaagctaatggacatcaaaagaaagctggggtggcaatccttatatcagatcaatttcaagccaaagactataatcaGAGATAAGGAAgaatactatatcatactcaaagtgtctgtccaagaAGAAGATTTAACGAGcattaagtatctatgcccctaacatgggagcagccaattatataaatcaattgataacaaaatcaaacaaacacatCGACAAAAGTACAATAACAGTAAGGGACTCAACACTCccgtcactgaaatggacagatcatccaagcaaaagatcaacaaggaaataaaagccttgagtgacacactggaccagaggggCATATCAGATAGATTCAGAACACTCCAttgcaaagcaacagaatacatgttcttctcCAATGCACCTGaaacgttctccagaatagatcacctcctgggtcctaaatccggtctcaaccggtatcaaaagattgggatcattccctgcacactttcaaaccacaatgctctgaagctagaactccatcacaagatgaaatttggaaagaacccaaatacatggagactaaagagcatccgtcttaagaatgaatgggtcaaccggaaattaaagaagaattgaaaaaatttatggaaaaaatgataataaaaacacaacagttcaaaatctatGCAACAGAACAAAGGCATCCTGAGAGGAAAAGATATAGcaatgcaagcctttctcaagaaacaagaaaggtctcacatacacgtaaaggagctggagaaagaacgacaagaaaagcctaaacccagcaggagaagaggagtaataaagatcagagcaaaaatcaatgaaatagaaaccaaaaagtcaatagaacaaaccaatgaaactaggagctggttctttgaaagaatgaataagattgataaccccctggccacacttataaaaagaaaacaaaaaggacccaaataaataaaatcatgaattaaaaaggagagatcacaaccaacatgaaagaaatacaaacaattataagaacatattatgagcaaatatatgccagtaaatttgacaatcaggaagaaatggatgcatttctagacacatataaactaccacaactgtcccaagaagaaagagaaaacctaaacagacccataaccagtaaggagactgaaacagtcatcaaaaactctccaaagaaacaagagcccaggaccagatggcttcccaggggaattctaccaaacagttaaagaagaattaattcctattctcatgaaattgttccaaaaatagaaatggagggaaaacttccaaactcattttatgaggccacaTTACCTTGATcataaaaccagacaaggatcctatcagaaaagagaattatagaccaatatcattgatgaatgcagatgcaaaaattctcaccaaattacTATCCaaaaggatccaacagtgcattaaaaggatgattcaccacgaccaagtgggatttattccagggctgcaggcctggttcaatatctgcaaatcaatcaatgtgatacaatacattactaaaagaaagaacaagaaccatatgagactctcaatagatgctgaaaaagcattggacaaagtacagcaccctttcctgttcaaaactcttcagtgtagagatagaggatacatacctaaATATCATCAAAGTCCACCATGAAAAATCCACTGCAaacattctcagtggagaaaaactgagaatttttcCAATAAGGTcagggaacatggcagggatgtctattaCCACTACTGCTATTGAACATAGTAgtagaagccctagcctcagcaatcaggcaacaaaaagaaattaaaggcatccaactcagcaaagaagaagtcaaactatcactctttgcagatgatatgatactatatgtcgAAAACCCAACAGACACCCGTCCAAATCTGCTAGAAATTGCATAGGAATGCAGTAATGcgtgaggatataaaatcaatgcacagaatacaGTTGTATTTCTTCACaccaaaacaagacagaagaaagagaaattaaggaatcaattccatttacaactgcacccaaatacataagatacctaggaagaaacctaaccaGAGCAGCAAAGAAttcatactcagaaaactataaagtactcatgaaagaaattgaggaagacacagaggattggaaaaatgttccacgctcatggattggatgaacaaatattgtgaaaatgtctacgctacctaaagcaatctacacatttgatgcaatccctgtcaaaagcccatccattttttcaaagaaatgaaacaaagaatcctacaatttatatggaaccagaagagacctcaaatagccagaggaatactgaacaagaaagccaaaattggtggcatcactaTTCCAGACCTCAAActctattgcaaagctgtcatcatcaagacagtatggtactggcccaaaaacagacacacagatcagtggaacagaatagagagccaagaaacagaccctcgactttatggtcaactaatcttcaacaaagcaggaaagaatgtccaatggaaaaaagacagcctcttccacaaatggtgttgggaaaattggacagccacaagcagagaaatgaagctggaccatttccttacaccacacatgaaaatagatgaaaatggatgaaggacctcaatgtgagaaagaatccatcaaaatccttgaggagaacacaggcagcaacctctttgaccttagccacagcaactacttcctaggaacatcaccaaaggaaagggaagcaagggcaaaaaaatgaactgttgggacttcatcaagatcaaatgcttcagcacagcaaaggaaacagctaacaaatccaaaagacaactgacaggatgggaaaagatatttgcaaacgacatatcagataaagggctagtatgcaaaatctataaagagcttagcaaacccAAGACCCAAAGAACAGGTAAtcgaatcaagaaatgggcaaaggacatgaacaggcatttccacaaagaagacttccagatggccaacagacacatgaaaaagtactccacatcactcggcgtcagggaaatacaaatcaaaaccacaatgagataccagctcacaccagtcagaatggctaaaattaacaagtcaggaaatgacagattcgGGGTAGGAtggtgagaaaggggaacctgcctacactgttggtgggaatgcaagctggtgcaaccacactggaaaacagcatggaggttgctcaaatagttgaaaatagagctgccatACACCCCAGCTATTGGCCtcgtgggtatttaccctaaagatacaaatgtagtgatccaaaggggcaagtgcacccgaatgtttacagcagcagtgtccacaagagccaaactacagaaagaacctagatgtccatcaacagatgaatgaataaagatgtggtgtatatatatataatggaatactatgcagtcatcaaaagaaatgaaatcttgccatttgcaacgatgggATGGAATTAGAGGTTATGCCTATTGAATGAattcaatgagagaaagacaattatcatataatctccctgatttgaggaagttgagaagcaCGTGGGCGGtttgggagtaggaaaagaataaatgaaacaagatgggatagggagggagacaaaccattaagagacttaatctcacaaaagaagctgagggttgctgggggaaagggGGTTAGGGAGATGGAGGTGagtttatgaacattggggagggtctgtgctacagtgagtgctgtgaagtgtgtaaacctggggattcacagaactgtaccccggGGCTagaatacattatgttaataaaaaaataaaaattaaaaaattaaatgaatactCATGAGACATTAGATTTTTCTGCCAATGAGATAGATGTTTGCAGCTGTCACTAGACTGACCCTTATCCTTCCAACACATTGCAGGCTGTTGTCTTGTCAGGGTCACCCACGATGGGGACACTACCATGGGCCACATCTGTCTAGAAGAATTCTGTGCTCCCAGTGTCCACTTGAACCTTCTCAGTCTCGGGAATGACTCAGAGATACAGTTGACTCAATGCTGCCCTACTGTCCAACTGTTCCACTTCCTGAGGATAAGTGACTAATCCAGTggacacttttccatttctgtttccttccaggtTCCCACACTGCTGCTGACTTTCAACACTTACATGTTTCCAGACGTCAGTGTGGTTTTCTGAGCAAAGGAATGTCCTACTCCTGGTGTAACAAGAACTTAGGGAGTGCTCCAACACAGGCACAGTTGAGCTCCGGGATTCTTTGCGCAGGAGCCCTGGAATTAGCATGTTTCTGTGTGGGACCGGATTTCTGGGGGCCTTGAGCTCCACAGCACAGGAATCAGCTGAcagggagggtgagggagggcaAGTGGGCATTCGGCTTCTGACGCTGCCAGACCTTGGCTGCTTGTGGCCAATAGTGCAGAGTGATGTTTCCCAGCCTGTCCCTGGGCATCCAACCCTGAGCCCTGCCTCCTCTTCATCCCCTGGCAGGCTGAATAGCAATGCCTGGGGATGGAAAGTTGTGGgggtcggggcgcctggctggctcagtcgttcaagcatctgccttgagttcaggtcatcatctcatggtcctaggatcgagtcctacattaggctacctgctcagtggggagtgtgctgcTCCATCTGACCTTCCCTGCTCTCatgctctgcctctctgtctctctcaaataaagaaataaaatctttttaaaaatgttggcaGGGGTACTCACTACCCTTGCCCCTGCATTTGGCCTTTGCTGCTTGGTTCTCCAACACTTTCCAGTATTTAATAATCAAGAACATTGGGATTAAAACTGACTATGGCTATAGGGATTATCAGGACAAGTCTTACGCTTTGTTATAGACAGAGTAAGGAAACGGGTTTATGACAGCATTAGAATCTCTGGATGTCCACAAGTAGGCTTTATGTAGCTGGAAGGGACATTCTCAGAAAAGGTCCCATTTTGGTCACCACCCTTGACGCATTTGGCCACCAGGAAGCGGTCTTCCCAGAGAGGAGCTTCACTAGGCTACCCCTCAACCTGATCCTGCTGTCTGTTTCCTTTCAGCCTCAGCTGCTGTCCATCATATTGGATGGAAATCCGAGCAAAGCCTCTCTAGCAGGTGCTTCTGCAAAACCTAGAGATTTCAATGCATTTTTGTTGTCTACCGGCTTTCTTCTGCTGCTCCTTCGGAAAACCTTTAAGCTTAGATGACAGCAGAACAGAAAGCTGTTGTGTGAACAGGCTGAGAGGTCAAGAGAGTGAATGCCAAGGGGGCTGTGGCTGTGGGGACTACTGCCTTGGCAAGGAAGGTAACTGTTAGGACAGGGGAGTGTGTTCTGGaatgagggttgggggagggtagagggcaGCGTGGGTGCAGAAGGTTAGGGAAATAGCATGTTCTTCTGCACTTCCAACTAGATATTTATTCTCAACTTTCAGATGTTCATAGAAGCCACCGTCTCATCACTGATGATAAATAAAAACGTTTCTTGCCAATGGGGATGAATGCGTCAGCCTTTCCTAGAAGTCACAACAGAATTCCAGTTTGGGAGGCAAGTCAGGTACTGAAGTGTAGGACCACTGTTCCCACGAAttttggaggaggagacaaacaaTATTCCCATATATAGTTGTCAGAATTAATAAGACGATTGCTACCATATTTATGCCATTCCCACCAGAAGATGTACTGCTAGGTTCGTTTCACTGCATGAGTTCATTGAATATTCACGCTCTTCTGTCCTAATTGTTAAACCTGTTTGTACTCCTGAATTATACACAGCTCACTATTGCTCATGGATTTCTATGATTCATGTATTTTCAGCTCATTCAACCAATGATTTCTCATTGCTGTAAATATGAGGAGAGAGAATACCTGACCCAGCTTTCCACCCTCATTTTTGAAGAAAGTCTGTCAGTCTTTATGTGCAAGAGAATCTCATGATGTGGATATCCACCAAACATTGTGGTATTCCGAACATGAGGAAATAGTAGCAGTGAGCAACAGAGAAGAATTCTTACCACATCAAACTCTTTAGAAAAAGCAATGGATATCATGCCACTTTAGTAAACAGGGTCACAAGGAGGGGTTAAGGAACCTAATTAATGATGCCAAATAATTCCAGGAAACATGATCTTATCCGTGGTAATAGATAATTTGATGTAGAATTGAATGAGATATCCATTCCTGCCAAGTGAATTCTTAAAGCTGAGAAGCTCGCTGATGTGCAAGGAAGTAAGAACCAAGACACGATAAATCACGGTCAAAATTCAGTcatgatgaaaaagaaatacaacattAAACATATTAACATGATGTGCAGAACATCGAATCCATGAAACCActcagggaaaaagaaatgacataaaaGTGCAAACTATGCGCAGAATAACAAACCCCATTATTCCCCGATCCCATGCAATATTCTTCTCCAAGACAGATGAACTGACTTCTCTTATTCATGCTCCCACTTGCTCCAGGGTGGTCTCTGCTTATGCATTCCACCAAACTGACTTTCAGGAAGGTCAGCAAAGGCTTCTGTCTTTCTGACATCACAGGCAGTTTCAATCCACATCTTCCAGGAATCTGCTGATGGTCTTTGAAACACATTTACTTCCATAAAAAAACTCACCAGCATCCTCCCTTACCATGTGCTATGGCCAAGAGTCCACCGTCTCCTTTGTGGCTCTTCTCTCCTGTCCCTTCAATGGTTGAAGAGCCTCAGAATCAAGTTTATGTCTGTTTCTCACATGACACGGTCTCCCTGCATGACCacctctgtttctgtctttgcCTGCTAGATGTGGACCTCAGCCGTGGCGTTTCTTGTCAACTGCCAGCTCACCTGCCCCTGACACCGGACATACATGTCTCCATGTCTGCCAGTGACCTGTTGAGGGGCCCGCAGATTTTCTGTGTGCACTTCCTGTGTGCTTCTACCTCTCTGCTCAGGCAGCAGGTGAGAGAAGTCACTTCCTTTCCTTCATCGTCAAAACATTAAATTGGAGGTTTTTAGATCCCATCCCTATAGCAACCATATTTATATGTCCCTACAACCAAAGATGTAGACATCAGGATCTGTATTTTTTATGTCCTATAGCCTAAAGTCAACGTGCAATTTGTCTTAGAGAAAGTGAGTTGTTATTTCCAGTGTTAATGCAGTATGATAGTAAATGATTTCTGCTGTCCAATTTCCAATGGAGTTATACAATCAGACCTGGTGTACCTCCTTGAAAACAATTTTGTCCTTAAaattccataaagaaaaaaatgataaactgattacatattaaaaatatattttattatattctacTATGTAAAGGTGTACCTCATATTATATGAAAAAAGTGAATCTTAtagatatttacataaataaatatttaaatagataaataggcaTAGGCAAGGTCATCTGTAACCAACTACTGCTTGTAGAGTTGACATGTCCTGAAAACTCTTGACAAATTGACTGTGTTCATGTCTTCGCAACCACAAAAATGAGAGTCTCTGAGATGGCAGGACTCCGGAATGTGTGATGTTATTAGTCAGAGGGAATCATTTTCATGTTGTAACGAGTCTCACTTGCCACTCCTTAGTCTCTTATGCAAGGCTGTTGATGCATACAAGGGTTTCATGATCTCTGCTCGGACCATCTCCCAGGCACAAGGGCTGTATTGCTTCTCTTGCAGATAGAGGGAGATTCTCTGAAAGTAGCTCCTCAGGATGGTGTCCCCATTCACCAGGGGCagctctcccacccctgcctcctgcaGGGGACAGGCTTCCAGGTGGCCCAGCTGCCCAGAAAGTCCCGAGCACAATTCCTCCAGGAGGGTCGTGTTCCAGGGAGCAGGTGAGGCCTCTGTGCAGAAGAGGTGGAAGGTCTTCTGGTTCGTCACATGGATGACAGAGAGGGCATGAGCCTTCTGCAGCACCTTGCCGTCAAACACCTCCTGGGGGAAGCCAAAGTCATTTGTGTATTTGTCACAGGAGCTAGCAGACAGTCTCCTCATTTGTTGCAGGAGCATCAGGGTCCTCCAGTGCAACACGCTGTGATACTGAAGCAGGTCACATCCCAGAGCGCCGAGGGATTGGCAGCTAAGCACCACCAGGGCCACCAAGAAGGAGCAGGGCAGGGCCATTGGGGTCCTGTAGGTGATGTTGGCCTGGCTGGGGTGGGCACGTCTGGGAACCGTGGCTCTAGCTTCTCTGAACATCTTGTCTTGTGCATGTGGCTTAAGTAGGGGACATAGGCGTTTTCGATTTCTGAAcgtttcccttcctttctacttctctttttgctttcctttctacaCTTTCTTCTGGGGTTTAGAGCATGGGTTTCtcaactgtttctttttcctattgcCGCCTCCTGTCACAGTCTTTCGAATATTTATGTAATTGAACCTTCCAAAAAAACATGGTAATACAGATCTAAAGTCTATATTG
This is a stretch of genomic DNA from Mustela lutreola isolate mMusLut2 chromosome 12, mMusLut2.pri, whole genome shotgun sequence. It encodes these proteins:
- the LOC131812617 gene encoding interferon alpha-1/2-like codes for the protein MALPCSFLVALVVLSCQSLGALGCDLLQYHSVLHWRTLMLLQQMRRLSASSCDKYTNDFGFPQEVFDGKVLQKAHALSVIHVTNQKTFHLFCTEASPAPWNTTLLEELCSGLSGQLGHLEACPLQEAGVGELPLVNGDTILRSYFQRISLYLQEKQYSPCAWEMVRAEIMKPLYASTALHKRLRSGK